Sequence from the Polypterus senegalus isolate Bchr_013 chromosome 3, ASM1683550v1, whole genome shotgun sequence genome:
tctggggtctgctggagcctatcccagctagcatagggcaccagaccatcacagggtACATGTGTTGGAAACGCAAATTCACATAACCTGATTGtgtttggactgtaggaggaaaccagagcacccagagaaaacccacacagacacggggagcacATGCAAATCCCACACAAGTTGGACCCCacacacaaaccctggtctccttactacaatgTAGCaactctaccactgtgccatcatgcagcTCCTCTTCAGAAAGGTTGATTAAAAATCAAAGACTGAAGTCTCTCATGTCTATACCTACTGTGGAATACCAGgggcgtacagctccccaaagctggacacagacaggcacagagactCAAGTCCAAGGCAACACAGGTTTATTTTTCGTGGAGCAGTGCTTTTTCCTCGCTCCCCACTAAAGTACACAGTACAAAAGCACCagcattttcttcttattattattcttccttttccttctctttctccttctccttctcctcccttTCTCTGCCACTTTctctcctctcccagcaagctttgtcctccacctcccgactctggcttcccgCGTGATTAGCACTCCCAGGTGTAGTGGAAGTTCATTATACGGTTCTGCAGCTTCCCCTGGGGCCTCCCACGGAATCCAACAGGGTCCCaacaaactccagctcccagcctgccctgcaggaatccgtggtgccacagccatccaggagggctgccctctagcgtctcaggggaggtattgcctcagtAATCCTCTCTCCCCTGATCCTCCCATTTCATTGTAGGAGCCTCTTTGGCATCAGTTGTAGCTTTGGGTTTTCTATGGTAAGCCACTACAAGGTTTGCACACCAtgatttgagcagtttatcccaGTCTtcatggcagatcctctcaagcttcactctgttggatgggaagtgtcgatAAACTGTCATGTTCGGACCCTCCACAGATATTCTCTGGTGTTGCAGTCTGGGCTTTGACTGGACCACTCAAAGACAGCGATAGACTTGTCCCACAGCCACTCCAGTGTTaccttggctgtatgctttgggtcattccGGCTGGGTAGGAGTCCTGGCTGTccattacactatctatctatctatctatctattatatagtgattttcatttctatctattatatagtgcctttaatctatctatctattatatagtgcctttcatttctatctatctattgtggagccaacccggacacagacaggcggacatgttgttcttcaaccaccacacgtttattatacaatactatttacaaatataatggtCACTAAAACCCAgtcccgtgcacaaaccccaataatcacagtcctggccacaaatgccttcttctcgggccgcctccacacctcttctgcctcgtcctacttccacctgactctagcctcgaatgaagggagacggccccttttatatgctcccggatgagctccaggtgattcccgacactccttgattggccacgccccagcgtggcggaagtgcaggctgttctcccggcagctctccgggtgcccttttaattcttccccccagcacttcctggtgtggcggaagtgctgtggtAACAGGtgcccaaggcattggggcgcctcctggcggtgaccacgggcccctacagggtggggctttcatgccctcaacccgtggcccccaaagcaaccaggatggcggcccccatgtgatccagggtgggcgcagacccacatccggtccctcatggtgtcccggccgggtcattgcccttggtatccctgacactatctatctatctatctatctatctatctatctatctatctatctatctatctatctatctatctattatatagtgcctttcatttatatctatctatctatctatctatctatctatctatctatctatctatctatctatctatctattatatagtgcctttaatctgtctgtctatctatctatttatctatctatctatttatctatctatctatctttgattGACTTAGGACTTAGGACAGTGGATGCAGGTTGTTCCTTTACAATGAATTCAACAAGAAGCACAGCTGGAGATACATTAAGACTAAATTTTATACCAACATTATaaagttttccttcacacagagaaccactaGTGTGATAAACAGTTAAGAGCAGAGACCTTCAAAACTCCACTCAATGATATTTTGGAGAAATTTGATGGCTAGGACTTtcctgggctgaatggcctctcaTCAGAAtgtttctgatgttctaatatATTTGTTAGATGTTTATTTGCTGACAGTAATTCTCATTGATGATCATCAGGCATCTCTTCCATCATGTCCTTGTCATCCATCAATTATCTGAAGCAGTGTTTAATTCTTCCTAAACTGTGTCCTCTTTGTGTAATTTGTCTGTTCTCTCTGATGTGTCTGTTGGCTCACAAACACTTGGTGTGTGTCCAAAAGTGTTCAGTTTGAGAGACTGGTGTTCCACACCATTATAATTAAAGCTATGGGGACAGGACCGAGCTGCCCATGGAGTTGCAGTGGATAAAACTGGGTTTAAATTTCTATGTTGATGCATAGTTTTCTTTATGGATAAGCCAGCaggaaagtcaaagtcaaaaagtcaaagtgaactttattgtcatctcaaccatatacaagtatacagatagacggaCTTGCGAAGCTCAGGGCCCACAATGTAACAGCATGatttgcaaataataaattaaaaaagaattaaaatttaaatttaaaattaaaacacaaacaagacattgtgcaaagacaagacaaagaagtagcagcaatattgacatgtagttagcaatatgaacattgatgcaatgtatagtACTTGCAATCTACttacaaggggaaattcacatactccagcagtagcatactgataaaaaaacaatttaaattaacGAGTGATAAaactgcaggtataacagacagtaacttgtataatgttaacggaagatggtcagtccgtctagctggatggccgagtctgcaatgttttcctggagccacgtctcagtgaaaataaagatgcaacagtctctcatttcccactgctcggcccgctgcagctttatataatccagcttgttgtccagcgATCGGACGTTCGCGAGCAGAATGGACGGTAtcgcaggtctggtggggttagtttttagccttATGCTAACACCGCTGCGTTTCCCTCGTTTCTGCTTCCGATCGCTGCGCTTGCGTTTTCGCAAGctcagcttctcaggctgccGAAGTAAGCAAAGGCTGCGGAGCATCTCTGTCACATCGCTGGATATTTTGGCGAAGTTTCTTCGGAAATCGAGCAGGAATTGCCGTTCGTAAATGTATGTCTGCGTATtactatcacttaaatctacttCTTTTCTTATACTAGTTGACAAAGacgaacaaagattaacactaaacCCACAATTGATGTGTGGGAATGATTCTTCAGGTTTGTGCTAAATATGTCCAAaaacaggggtcaccaactccagtactggctgcaggttttcattctaacccttttttaataagtgccctgtttgtgctgctaattaacttcttgcaaattcattataatttaattacttttttaagatttgtttccctgaatttcttcatcgttcctctgaattgctttccTTAAACAGCACCCAACTAGtaatgaaatgtgaagtaagtgagccaagagaaggccaactaagtcagggcctcaaactccaaccaatttcactccaaccagctgcttaatgaggcgccaATTCCTGTCATTAATTCAACTCGTTCTTTAACtccttggcttgttgctgctctcatgttgcattagcagacatttctgaaattgttgattttctcttttctaagagctctgttaaaatgttttgtggacctgagcagatcgacattcctgagaccttcacctttctttattttcagatattgtatgatggacaccagttgttttggcttattttgtatctcattattgtttggctgctaattaaaggaaaagaaacaattaagggttctgagtcCTCAAGAGCAAATCATTTagaatgagttcaaaagaagttaattagcagcaaaaacagggcactcattaagaaaaggggtagaatgaaaacctgcagccatggtggtccttcAGGACCGGAGCTAGCGACCCCTGGTCCACAAGGTCTAATCAGACGGTACTGGGTAGATTTAGCTCTTTCAATATTCCTcacccttatttttattttacatttcaatgAACATCATGACTGGGACACCAAAGCACATGTTCATTTCAGcttctcttttgtgtttttcagctATAAAACGGTGGTCACGCAGAAGAGAGCAGGAGTGGCAGTGGTGGTTTGCTGGGCTGTGTCTTTCATTGTTGGATTCACTCCAGTGCTGGGCTGGAATAACCTGACCAAGAATGGAGACCACAATTCTTCTGACCTGATGATCACCTGCCAGTTTGAACATGTCATCAGTATGGACTATATGGTCTACTTCAACTTCTTTGGCTGGGTGCTGCCTCCTCTTCTGCTTATGCTCTTAATTTACACTGAGATTTTTTACATGATCCACAAGCAGCTCAACAAGAAGGTTTCTGCCAATTCCACAGATCCGAAAAAATATTATGGGAAAGAGTTAAAGCTGGCCAAGTCACTGGCTCTGGTGCTCTTCTTGTTTGCAGCCAGCTGGCTACCTCTTCACATTTTAAACTGCATCACGTTATTCTGCCCTTCGTGTAAAAATCCAATGATCCTGACTTATATTGCCATATTCCTAACCCACGGAAACTCGGCAGTCAACCCCATCATCTACGCTTTCAGAATAAAAAGGTTCAGAACAGCTTTTCTCAAAATATGGAGTCAGTATTTTTGTTGCAAGCAAATACCCAATCCTACTAACTTTTGTAGCGAGAGAACGGAAAACAACGATCTGCAAAATGCAATCTGAGCTTTCACAAGGAAAGTTGTTCTTGAGGACCCGGGACTCTAAGAATGTAATCTGCCTGAATGAAGAGGCACACTGAGTGCTGTGAGCTTCACAGGCAGCATATCACTGACTCGACTGAAATATCATGCAGTGCCATTCTGATCTGAGAACTCACTTCATAAACCGCCTGGAGGAGAGAAATATCAGAATTTATTTGCAATAACGGATTCTTGACTAAAGCAGGAATGTGTGCTCATTTGTAGctttcacacacacaaatacgtAAGAGTCAGAGCAGAGCCACATCAGTGTGTGGCTGCAAAAGgcgaaaaatgacaaatattaacattatgcagaaaattaaaatgaaatgttatgtGTTTAGCTATTCATAAATCTATTATAAGGACATAACaggctatacacacacacacacacatatatatatatatatatatatatagaaagaggtATAAAAATATCGCTCCACATAGTTCTTTTAATGGAGGAAACATTCATAAGGATTAGTCACTTCTGAACTTATAACTGGAGAATGAAAAGAGTTACCAGAAAACAGTCCTATCTACTCTAAAAGAGCCAGCAGCACCTCATGATCCACAAACAGAAACCATTTCAATAAAATACACATTGGGCTCTGAACACTGAAGAATCAATAATACTGCATATGGGAATTTAAATAAGTGGATTTCCAAGTATGACCTTTAAACAGGCAAAAGGCTTACAAAAAATACATCACCACATATGGATAGAATAAAGAGAGAATGTGCCTATGTATGCAAagagaaatacataaatatatatctttatatataataccctaccgtggctgtctgtttgtctgtccaggatttgaaatcacctgtagctcacaaaccgtttgaactattgacctgaaatttggtacaagtatactatgtgacctctactatccATTTTCAGGATGGTGATTAACCTCCAAggtcattcctctttttatttttatcttattttattgcagaatcaactcttggcagcaggcagcagggcggccgtgtggagCATGTgtatgggcaccattctcatccctaccaccttcgccgtcacttcccaaacgtcttcatatcttaaatcattcttgaggcagattgaagacttaagtgccagcttaagtgaaaaattaaagaaaatgtactaaataattgcaacacaagtactgacttaatcagttttaatgcaaaatgatgCTGAcgacagaagagaagaagcaggctgctagggtggggaaaagaagagctgctcaggaaacctctgagcaaacgaatggtaaacgtacagagaaagaggatgaacactaggaatgctcaagtcaagtgtattcactgcacattatcatgctgtgtgccattactggtatatataatatactggtTTATAtatatgggtggcacagtggtagcactgctgtctagcagtaaggagacccaggttcactttgtgggtcctccctgtgtggagtttgcatgttctccccatgtctgcgtgggtttcctcctggtgctccagtttcctcccacgagttcaaagacatgcaggttaggtgggttggcgatcctaaattgtccttggtgtgtgggtgtgtttgtatgtatgtgtgtgtgtcctgtggtgggctggtgccctgcccagggtttgttcctgcagacccccgtgtccctgatttacgatatagtgggttggaaaatgactgactgatgactggttatatatatatatatatatatatatatatatatatatatatatatatatatatatatgggcgacATGGTGgtacctgggttcacttcccaggtcctccctgcgtggagtttgcatgttctccctgtgtctgtgtgggtttcctcccacaatccaaagacatgcaggttaggtgcattggtgattctaaattggccctagtgtgtgcttggtgtgtgggtgtgtttgtgtgtgtcctgcggtgggttggcaccctgcccaggattggttcctgccttgtgccctgtgttggctgggattggctccagcagacccccgtgaccctgtgttcggattcagcgggttagacaatggatggatatatatttatatatatatatacactgtatatctttatttataatatagagagagaATCACACACACATGCTGATGATGCACGAGACAGCATATACACTAACTGCTCTTCCTcttccatacatacatacatacatatatatatatatatatatatatatatatatatatatatatatatatatatatatatatatatatatgtatatatatatatatgtatatatatatatatatatgtatattatggggtgccaaacaggcaaatacattgatttctgaatatataaagtcaaaacttgaatatataaagtcagcgttggaatatataaaaaaagttttgactttatatattcagaaacaagttttgactttatatattcggaa
This genomic interval carries:
- the adora1b gene encoding adenosine receptor A1b; the encoded protein is MSGEISPAQAVYIGAEVAIAVLSVLGNVMVVWAVKINRALRDTTFCFIVSLALADIAVGALVIPLAITISIGLHTHFYSCLLFSCTVLVLTQSSILALLAIAIDRYLRVKIPTSYKTVVTQKRAGVAVVVCWAVSFIVGFTPVLGWNNLTKNGDHNSSDLMITCQFEHVISMDYMVYFNFFGWVLPPLLLMLLIYTEIFYMIHKQLNKKVSANSTDPKKYYGKELKLAKSLALVLFLFAASWLPLHILNCITLFCPSCKNPMILTYIAIFLTHGNSAVNPIIYAFRIKRFRTAFLKIWSQYFCCKQIPNPTNFCSERTENNDLQNAI